In Vagococcus hydrophili, one DNA window encodes the following:
- a CDS encoding BMC domain-containing protein, producing the protein MKIESLGLIEIKGYLGAVAAADAALKTADVTLLNAEVIKGGQTTIQLVGDVAAVKVAVEAGSVVAENLNCLISSHVIPRMAQDTAEMVMASVEAKKKNKEAKKEVKQEIVVEEIEIKEELKVEETPTSKIPKIDLKKSESKKVTKPKKK; encoded by the coding sequence ATGAAAATAGAATCATTAGGATTAATTGAAATCAAAGGGTATCTAGGTGCCGTAGCTGCAGCAGATGCCGCTTTAAAAACAGCCGATGTGACCCTTTTAAATGCAGAAGTCATTAAAGGTGGTCAAACAACGATTCAACTAGTTGGAGACGTGGCAGCTGTCAAAGTTGCCGTTGAAGCTGGTAGCGTTGTTGCTGAGAATTTAAACTGTTTAATTTCAAGCCATGTCATTCCGAGAATGGCACAAGACACTGCTGAGATGGTAATGGCAAGTGTTGAGGCTAAAAAAAAAAACAAAGAAGCTAAAAAAGAAGTAAAACAAGAGATTGTGGTTGAAGAAATTGAGATCAAAGAGGAACTTAAAGTAGAAGAAACACCAACATCAAAAATTCCTAAAATTGATTTGAAAAAATCAGAATCTAAAAAAGTAACAAAACCTAAAAAGAAATAA
- the eutL gene encoding ethanolamine utilization microcompartment protein EutL produces MINDSLGANVLSSKIISNIDPGLAKALNLDPVKHRSLGLVTGDCDDVTYVALDEATKKAMVDVVYARSLYAGAGSASTKLAGEVIGIIAGPNPAEVKSGLDVVVYEIENSPGFVSANEDDSIPYYAHLVSRTGTHLSKEAGIKEGESLAYLIAPPIEAMYALDAAIKAADVEVAAFYGPPSETNFAGGLLTGSQSACQAACDAFAQAVQSVAANPKSY; encoded by the coding sequence AATGATTCATTAGGAGCTAACGTATTAAGCTCAAAAATTATTTCTAATATTGATCCAGGTTTAGCAAAAGCGTTAAATCTTGATCCGGTGAAACACCGTAGTTTAGGTTTAGTCACAGGTGATTGCGATGATGTTACTTATGTGGCTTTGGATGAAGCAACTAAAAAAGCAATGGTTGATGTGGTTTATGCTCGCAGTCTTTACGCTGGAGCTGGAAGTGCTAGCACTAAATTAGCCGGTGAAGTCATTGGAATTATTGCTGGTCCTAACCCTGCTGAGGTTAAAAGTGGTTTAGATGTGGTTGTTTATGAAATCGAAAACAGTCCAGGTTTTGTGAGTGCTAATGAAGACGATAGTATTCCTTACTACGCTCATTTAGTGTCTCGTACAGGAACTCATTTATCTAAAGAAGCTGGCATTAAAGAAGGCGAATCTTTAGCTTACTTGATCGCTCCGCCAATCGAAGCAATGTACGCTTTAGACGCAGCAATTAAAGCAGCAGACGTTGAAGTGGCAGCCTTTTATGGCCCACCATCTGAAACGAACTTTGCGGGTGGTTTATTAACGGGTAGTCAATCAGCTTGTCAAGCAGCGTGTGACGCGTTTGCTCAAGCGGTTCAATCAGTAGCGGCTAATCCAAAATCATATTAG